In Desulfofundulus kuznetsovii DSM 6115, the following are encoded in one genomic region:
- a CDS encoding DUF881 domain-containing protein, whose product MKLSTYLSLGLVAMVLGVLIVFQFRVTRHIEQGIPAGRAQELALELRQLEKDKSKLEAEANDLSLKLEQVTRGQTEAEKALKDELAKARLLSGLVSVTGPGIEVTLDNPPQQPGGGGPASLYVIRDEDLLRVINELRGAGAEALSINGQRIVAHSEIRWAAPFINVNLTRVVPPYHILAIGKPDNLKSALEIPGGLVEYLRDLGVQVKIQPYDRLTIPGYSRTTEFRYAKPVVKG is encoded by the coding sequence ATGAAGCTGTCCACCTATTTATCCCTCGGATTGGTGGCTATGGTTTTAGGTGTGCTGATTGTTTTCCAGTTCCGGGTCACCAGGCACATTGAACAGGGCATACCGGCTGGCCGGGCACAGGAGCTGGCCTTGGAACTACGCCAGCTGGAAAAGGATAAGAGCAAGCTCGAGGCCGAGGCCAATGACTTAAGCCTTAAACTGGAGCAGGTTACCCGGGGTCAAACCGAGGCGGAGAAGGCCCTTAAGGATGAGCTGGCCAAAGCCAGGTTGCTGTCCGGTTTGGTTTCCGTTACTGGACCCGGTATTGAGGTAACCCTGGACAATCCTCCCCAGCAACCCGGTGGAGGGGGGCCCGCCAGCCTTTATGTCATCCGGGACGAGGACCTCTTGCGGGTGATCAATGAACTGCGGGGTGCGGGGGCCGAGGCCCTTTCCATTAACGGCCAGCGCATAGTGGCCCACTCTGAAATCCGCTGGGCTGCCCCCTTTATTAATGTTAATTTGACCAGGGTGGTGCCGCCCTATCATATTCTGGCCATTGGCAAGCCGGATAATTTAAAAAGCGCCTTGGAGATCCCGGGCGGGCTGGTGGAGTACTTGCGGGATCTGGGGGTCCAGGTAAAGATACAACCTTATGACCGGCTTACCATCCCGGGTTATTCCCGCACGACGGAGTTTCGCTATGCCAAACCAGTGGTAAAAGGGTGA
- a CDS encoding DUF881 domain-containing protein, producing MKIRGFHWALVLVGLVMGLMLAVQFRLTRDIQETPPVKQTQTLAAQVNQAKKERDELQRRVSDLRARLDEVAAGPRLNALKEELNRVRITAGLVEVSGPGVEVTLNDSNQILQPGQNPNLYVLHDEDVLKIINELKAAGAEAIAINGQRMLATSEIRCIGPTILTNRNQRLTPPFVISAIGNPDNLINSLQMRGGVVEQLRFWGIQVEVKKVAQLTVPAYTGGVRFEYARPLEEGVKQ from the coding sequence GTGAAAATCAGGGGATTTCACTGGGCGTTGGTCCTGGTGGGGTTGGTTATGGGTTTGATGCTGGCGGTACAGTTCCGTTTAACCAGGGATATCCAGGAAACGCCCCCCGTTAAGCAAACGCAAACCCTGGCTGCCCAGGTTAATCAGGCTAAAAAAGAACGGGACGAGCTCCAGCGACGGGTAAGTGACCTGCGGGCCCGCCTGGATGAAGTGGCAGCCGGTCCCCGCTTGAACGCGTTAAAAGAGGAGTTGAACCGGGTGCGTATTACAGCCGGCCTGGTAGAGGTTAGCGGGCCGGGGGTGGAAGTAACTTTAAATGATAGCAACCAGATTTTGCAGCCGGGACAAAATCCAAACCTTTATGTTTTACACGATGAGGATGTGCTGAAAATTATTAACGAGTTAAAGGCTGCCGGGGCCGAAGCTATAGCCATCAACGGTCAGCGCATGCTGGCCACCAGTGAAATACGCTGTATCGGCCCGACCATTTTAACCAACCGCAACCAGCGCTTGACCCCCCCTTTTGTTATCTCCGCCATCGGTAATCCTGACAATTTAATTAATTCCCTGCAAATGCGGGGTGGGGTAGTGGAGCAACTGCGCTTTTGGGGTATTCAGGTGGAGGTTAAAAAAGTAGCGCAACTAACGGTACCTGCCTACACGGGAGGGGTGCGCTTTGAGTATGCCCGGCCGCTGGAGGAGGGAGTAAAACAATGA
- a CDS encoding small basic family protein, which translates to MWLGIWLAVAGLVLGVLLGLNIPLVLPQVYAKYLSVAALAALDSVFGGIRAAMEDQFDNTVFISGFFSNALLAAGLAFIGERLGIDLYLAAVVAFGVRLFQNLAIIRRHLFKKIK; encoded by the coding sequence ATGTGGTTGGGTATCTGGCTGGCTGTTGCCGGTCTGGTTTTGGGAGTGCTGCTGGGGCTTAATATTCCCCTGGTGTTGCCACAGGTTTACGCCAAGTATCTTTCCGTAGCGGCCCTGGCAGCCCTGGATTCGGTTTTTGGAGGCATCCGGGCAGCCATGGAGGACCAGTTTGATAACACCGTCTTTATTTCCGGTTTCTTCAGCAATGCCCTGCTGGCTGCCGGTCTGGCCTTCATTGGAGAACGCCTGGGGATCGATCTTTATTTAGCTGCCGTGGTGGCCTTCGGGGTGCGGCTCTTTCAAAACCTGGCCATTATCCGGCGCCACCTGTTTAAAAAAATAAAATAA